A window of Anomalospiza imberbis isolate Cuckoo-Finch-1a 21T00152 chromosome 4, ASM3175350v1, whole genome shotgun sequence contains these coding sequences:
- the TRMT9B gene encoding probable tRNA methyltransferase 9B isoform X1 — protein MLHVRTKEEHVNFSLLATTICFQRRNLNVLGKMEHEATQLEKQHVHSVYENTAAYFSDLQTKAWPRVRNFLLEQKPGSLVVDIGCGTGKYLSVNSQVYNLGCDYCEGLVEIARKKGDEVLVCDNLNLPFRDQCFNAVISIGVIHHFSTKQRRIKAIKEMARILTPGGQIMIYVWAMEQKNRRFEKQDVFVPWNKALCSRHFSESNQSGDKGEFVHTAKGQDIQPAQLVISECSYQNNLQPETDPKHPCNMDHCLTRACCMKISEEENRFYSALGRSFRSWFFSRSLDESALRKQSDKMKHLKHEGVWANSAIPIQHSRHCSLDLGHHGALLNEQSLDDDDDVFVESLSLKKPQWSPAKDALKDLSLNGGHQSVAQSKGDKASFINGPVEDRDSICGCNKDGAGKSDTCKFFKRTSTTDSTDSALDSAVSVGDQTHAMLDAKAFMRYYHVFREGELSSLVEENVPELRILSSCYDHGNWCIIAERRWT, from the exons ACCTGAATGTTCTTGGAAA GATGGAACATGAGGCTACCCAGCTAGAAAAGCAGCACGTGCACAGTGTGTATGAAAACACAGCTGCCTACTTCAGTGACCTGCAGACCAAAGCGTGGCCTCGTGTTCGGAACTTTCTGCTGGAACAAAAGCCTGGCAGTCTCGTTGTTGATATAG GTTGTGGAACTGGAAAGTATCTCAGTGTCAACAGTCAAGTGTATAATCTGGGCTGTGATTACTGTGAAGGACTGGTAGAAATTGCAAGGAAGAAAGGTGATGAAGTTCTGGTGTGTGACAACCTTAACCTTCCCTTTAGGGATCAGTGCTTCAATGCAGTCATTTCTATTGGAG TGATACATCATTTCTCAACTAAACAAAGGAGAATCAAAGCAATAAAGGAAATGGCAAGGATATTGACACCTGGAGGCCAAATAATGATTTATGTTTGGGCTATGGAACAAAAGAATCGTCGCTTTGAGAAACAAGATGTGTTTGTTCCATGGAACAAGGCCTTGTGCTCACGCCATTTTTCAGAATCAAATCAATCTGGAGATAAGGGTGAGTTTGTCCATACTGCAAAAGGCCAAGACATACAGCCTGCACAGCTTGTCATCTCTGAGTGCAGCTACCAAAACAATCTGCAGCCAGAAACTGATCCAAAACATCCCTGCAATATGGACCATTGCTTAACCAGAGCCTGCTGCATGAAAATTtctgaggaagaaaacagattttacaGTGCTTTAGGAAGATCTTTCCGCTCATGGTTTTTCTCCAGATCCCTTGATGAATCAGCCCTGAGAAAGCAAAGTGACAAAATGAAGCACCTGAAACATGAAGGGGTGTGGGCCAACAGTGCCATACCCATTCAACATTCACGACACTGCAGTTTGGATTTAGGTCACCATGGGGCACTGTTAAATGAACAGAGTttagatgatgatgatgatgtgtTTGTGGAAAGCCTGTCTCTCAAAAAACCACAGTGGTCGCCAGCCAAAGATGCACTGAAGGATTTAAGTTTAAATGGAGGACACCAAAGTGTAGCTCAGAGCAAGGGGGACAAAGCTTCATTTATAAATGGCCCAGTGGAAGACAGGGACAGCATCTGTGGCTGTAATAAAGATGGTGCTGGTAAGTCTGATACCTGCAAGTTTTTCAAAAGAACTTCAACAACTGATTCCACTGACTCAGCTTTGGATTCAGCAGTGTCTGTTGGAGACCAAACTCATGCCATGTTGGATGCCAAGGCCTTCATGCGTTATTACCATGTTTTTCGGGAAGGGGAGCTGAGTTCTCTGGTAGAAGAGAATGTGCCTGAGCTTCGGATACTTTCGTCCTGCTACGACCATGGAAACTGGTGCATTATTGCAGAGAGAAGATGGACATAG
- the TRMT9B gene encoding probable tRNA methyltransferase 9B isoform X3 has translation MFLESKLYGMEHEATQLEKQHVHSVYENTAAYFSDLQTKAWPRVRNFLLEQKPGSLVVDIGCGTGKYLSVNSQVYNLGCDYCEGLVEIARKKGDEVLVCDNLNLPFRDQCFNAVISIGVIHHFSTKQRRIKAIKEMARILTPGGQIMIYVWAMEQKNRRFEKQDVFVPWNKALCSRHFSESNQSGDKGEFVHTAKGQDIQPAQLVISECSYQNNLQPETDPKHPCNMDHCLTRACCMKISEEENRFYSALGRSFRSWFFSRSLDESALRKQSDKMKHLKHEGVWANSAIPIQHSRHCSLDLGHHGALLNEQSLDDDDDVFVESLSLKKPQWSPAKDALKDLSLNGGHQSVAQSKGDKASFINGPVEDRDSICGCNKDGAGKSDTCKFFKRTSTTDSTDSALDSAVSVGDQTHAMLDAKAFMRYYHVFREGELSSLVEENVPELRILSSCYDHGNWCIIAERRWT, from the exons ATGTTCTTGGAAAGTAAGCTCTATGG GATGGAACATGAGGCTACCCAGCTAGAAAAGCAGCACGTGCACAGTGTGTATGAAAACACAGCTGCCTACTTCAGTGACCTGCAGACCAAAGCGTGGCCTCGTGTTCGGAACTTTCTGCTGGAACAAAAGCCTGGCAGTCTCGTTGTTGATATAG GTTGTGGAACTGGAAAGTATCTCAGTGTCAACAGTCAAGTGTATAATCTGGGCTGTGATTACTGTGAAGGACTGGTAGAAATTGCAAGGAAGAAAGGTGATGAAGTTCTGGTGTGTGACAACCTTAACCTTCCCTTTAGGGATCAGTGCTTCAATGCAGTCATTTCTATTGGAG TGATACATCATTTCTCAACTAAACAAAGGAGAATCAAAGCAATAAAGGAAATGGCAAGGATATTGACACCTGGAGGCCAAATAATGATTTATGTTTGGGCTATGGAACAAAAGAATCGTCGCTTTGAGAAACAAGATGTGTTTGTTCCATGGAACAAGGCCTTGTGCTCACGCCATTTTTCAGAATCAAATCAATCTGGAGATAAGGGTGAGTTTGTCCATACTGCAAAAGGCCAAGACATACAGCCTGCACAGCTTGTCATCTCTGAGTGCAGCTACCAAAACAATCTGCAGCCAGAAACTGATCCAAAACATCCCTGCAATATGGACCATTGCTTAACCAGAGCCTGCTGCATGAAAATTtctgaggaagaaaacagattttacaGTGCTTTAGGAAGATCTTTCCGCTCATGGTTTTTCTCCAGATCCCTTGATGAATCAGCCCTGAGAAAGCAAAGTGACAAAATGAAGCACCTGAAACATGAAGGGGTGTGGGCCAACAGTGCCATACCCATTCAACATTCACGACACTGCAGTTTGGATTTAGGTCACCATGGGGCACTGTTAAATGAACAGAGTttagatgatgatgatgatgtgtTTGTGGAAAGCCTGTCTCTCAAAAAACCACAGTGGTCGCCAGCCAAAGATGCACTGAAGGATTTAAGTTTAAATGGAGGACACCAAAGTGTAGCTCAGAGCAAGGGGGACAAAGCTTCATTTATAAATGGCCCAGTGGAAGACAGGGACAGCATCTGTGGCTGTAATAAAGATGGTGCTGGTAAGTCTGATACCTGCAAGTTTTTCAAAAGAACTTCAACAACTGATTCCACTGACTCAGCTTTGGATTCAGCAGTGTCTGTTGGAGACCAAACTCATGCCATGTTGGATGCCAAGGCCTTCATGCGTTATTACCATGTTTTTCGGGAAGGGGAGCTGAGTTCTCTGGTAGAAGAGAATGTGCCTGAGCTTCGGATACTTTCGTCCTGCTACGACCATGGAAACTGGTGCATTATTGCAGAGAGAAGATGGACATAG
- the TRMT9B gene encoding probable tRNA methyltransferase 9B isoform X2, with protein MEPPPRRGSRMEHEATQLEKQHVHSVYENTAAYFSDLQTKAWPRVRNFLLEQKPGSLVVDIGCGTGKYLSVNSQVYNLGCDYCEGLVEIARKKGDEVLVCDNLNLPFRDQCFNAVISIGVIHHFSTKQRRIKAIKEMARILTPGGQIMIYVWAMEQKNRRFEKQDVFVPWNKALCSRHFSESNQSGDKGEFVHTAKGQDIQPAQLVISECSYQNNLQPETDPKHPCNMDHCLTRACCMKISEEENRFYSALGRSFRSWFFSRSLDESALRKQSDKMKHLKHEGVWANSAIPIQHSRHCSLDLGHHGALLNEQSLDDDDDVFVESLSLKKPQWSPAKDALKDLSLNGGHQSVAQSKGDKASFINGPVEDRDSICGCNKDGAGKSDTCKFFKRTSTTDSTDSALDSAVSVGDQTHAMLDAKAFMRYYHVFREGELSSLVEENVPELRILSSCYDHGNWCIIAERRWT; from the exons atggagccgccgccgcgccgcgggaGCAG GATGGAACATGAGGCTACCCAGCTAGAAAAGCAGCACGTGCACAGTGTGTATGAAAACACAGCTGCCTACTTCAGTGACCTGCAGACCAAAGCGTGGCCTCGTGTTCGGAACTTTCTGCTGGAACAAAAGCCTGGCAGTCTCGTTGTTGATATAG GTTGTGGAACTGGAAAGTATCTCAGTGTCAACAGTCAAGTGTATAATCTGGGCTGTGATTACTGTGAAGGACTGGTAGAAATTGCAAGGAAGAAAGGTGATGAAGTTCTGGTGTGTGACAACCTTAACCTTCCCTTTAGGGATCAGTGCTTCAATGCAGTCATTTCTATTGGAG TGATACATCATTTCTCAACTAAACAAAGGAGAATCAAAGCAATAAAGGAAATGGCAAGGATATTGACACCTGGAGGCCAAATAATGATTTATGTTTGGGCTATGGAACAAAAGAATCGTCGCTTTGAGAAACAAGATGTGTTTGTTCCATGGAACAAGGCCTTGTGCTCACGCCATTTTTCAGAATCAAATCAATCTGGAGATAAGGGTGAGTTTGTCCATACTGCAAAAGGCCAAGACATACAGCCTGCACAGCTTGTCATCTCTGAGTGCAGCTACCAAAACAATCTGCAGCCAGAAACTGATCCAAAACATCCCTGCAATATGGACCATTGCTTAACCAGAGCCTGCTGCATGAAAATTtctgaggaagaaaacagattttacaGTGCTTTAGGAAGATCTTTCCGCTCATGGTTTTTCTCCAGATCCCTTGATGAATCAGCCCTGAGAAAGCAAAGTGACAAAATGAAGCACCTGAAACATGAAGGGGTGTGGGCCAACAGTGCCATACCCATTCAACATTCACGACACTGCAGTTTGGATTTAGGTCACCATGGGGCACTGTTAAATGAACAGAGTttagatgatgatgatgatgtgtTTGTGGAAAGCCTGTCTCTCAAAAAACCACAGTGGTCGCCAGCCAAAGATGCACTGAAGGATTTAAGTTTAAATGGAGGACACCAAAGTGTAGCTCAGAGCAAGGGGGACAAAGCTTCATTTATAAATGGCCCAGTGGAAGACAGGGACAGCATCTGTGGCTGTAATAAAGATGGTGCTGGTAAGTCTGATACCTGCAAGTTTTTCAAAAGAACTTCAACAACTGATTCCACTGACTCAGCTTTGGATTCAGCAGTGTCTGTTGGAGACCAAACTCATGCCATGTTGGATGCCAAGGCCTTCATGCGTTATTACCATGTTTTTCGGGAAGGGGAGCTGAGTTCTCTGGTAGAAGAGAATGTGCCTGAGCTTCGGATACTTTCGTCCTGCTACGACCATGGAAACTGGTGCATTATTGCAGAGAGAAGATGGACATAG